GAGCTTCAAAATATGAGCTTCGGTTGCTTTACTCGTGTTTTTAGACGCGCCTGCTTCATCGTATAGATTGCCACATGCATAGGCAAATAAATACTCTTCCCAACTTGAATAAGCGAGTTGGATTCGCTTGGCTACGTCCAGCATGCCTTCTACGGCATCTGCCTTGGGAAGGTAGGACTGTTGGGCGCCTGCTTTGCAAATAATGAGATACCAGGCATAATCAAACGCGGCAATGCCGGCATGTGGGAGTCTGTTCATGTACGCGTACACGATCAACTGCCGGGCTGACTCCATATCCCCTTTTTTTAAGGACGCGATGTAGTTGGAGCGATTGGCAGCGCTTAGTGCAGATAATACGTGGCGATGCCGATCAAATTCAATTCTTCGCCCATGCTCTAAAAACCAAGTTAAGCGCTCTTTCGTTTTCACGGCGTCCCCCGTATCCCATCTGTTATCAATACGAAGCCGCAAAAACGTATCGCGCAGGCGGTTGTATTCGTGGATGGCCAAATAATAGGCGAGCCGCTTCTGATTTAGGCAAACAGAGGAGAGAGCATGCAAGTAGCGGCTTAACTTTGGGTCGATCTCTTTTTCGTTTTCTGCTTCTTTTGTCATGGAAGTCGTCTCTGCCTCCTTTAGTGGAATGTCAATGCTTTGCGAGTTTTGGGAATCTCACGAATGATGCGGATGTAATACAACATGGAAATCATCGCGAGAATGCCCAGAAGCCATGATCCCGTCCATCCTTTTTCCTCCAAGTCAGGCTTGGCATTGATATACATATCAGTCAAAAGAATCGACTGGTAGGGGTGCTTTCGTTTTTCCAAAGCATTCACAATGACAGGCAACATCTCCCCATCCGGTATCGCCTTCAGCGTGCCTCGTATCGTTATGGATTGCTTGTCATGAATTTCCTTGGCATGGTCGTAGTCCGTAATGACAATGATCGCTTGTTGATCCAGATAACCTATATTTACATAGCCTGTCTCAGAATTTAACAGATCTCGCTCTTCGGCTTTGGCGGCAGGAATGAACTCAGCTTTTGGCTCGGGATGCTTCTCTGTGTCATAGACGCGGAGCAAATTGATATAAGATGCTTTGGTCAATGTAAACTCCACCTGGTAGCCAAGGGGAGTTTGTTTCAACTCATCCATCGTCTTCAATTGGACAGGATTATATTTATTGACTAAGGAGTCAAACATCTGCTCTGAAGTCATCTCCAGCTTCATGGATACGACAGCAAACATAGCGTAATGGAGCAGAAGGAGAAAAATAATCGTCCAAATGTTACGTCTCGTGTAGAGGGCAAAAAATTGCTTGAACCTTGCTACCTTGCCAGGAAGCCCGAGGGCTTTCAACGTTTTTCTTCTAGCGGCTTTGGCTTGCTTGTTCACAGCCGGTTCGGACCTCTTGTTAAACGGAGAATGTATTTGCGTCAGGCATATCTTTGCGTCGATATCGGAGGGATTATGCGAAAGCATCTCCTGAAAAACCACTTGAGCCTTCTCCCATTCGCCCAGCTGAAGATAACCTTTCCCTAGCAAGCTGCGAGCGTCCCAAAGTTCTGGCATGCGAGTGAGGATTTCCTCGCAATCTTTGATCGCATCGGCGGCGTCTCCCTTTTCGAGGAAAAGTCGGGCTCGGCACAAATACGCATCGATGTTATTTGGGTCAAGACGTATCAATTGATCAAAGGTATGAAAGGCTCGATTCTTATTTCCGGTTCGCAAAAAATATTCGCCCTGTAAACGGATCAAATCGGGGTCAAGCGCGTACAGAGCATGTGCTTTTGCCAAATAGTTCTGAGCCGATTCGCAATCATTCTCCATGAGGGCAAATAACGCATCGCTGCGCCATTCTAGAAACGCTTCAATATCCAAATCATCGCGATTCTCAAAAGAGTGGTAACGCAGCGTAAAGGTCTGATTGAGCTGGCCGTTCAGGTATGCGACAAAACGTCCTGAGAGCTGACTTGCGAGCTTTTCCGATTTCTCCCGCCATTGGAAATGGGAATCAAGCAACTTCCACACCTCATGAGGCAAGTGATAGTGTTCTTCTAAAAAGTGGAGAAATCGCGTATCGATGAGTTGATGGCAGCCGACATTCCACATCGCTTCGTCATTCAGCAACTCACGCCAGTTTTCAAGCTGGATACGTTCGTGATAGTTGTCGTACAACATTTGCGTACGGCGGAAAAAACGCTCCACCATATCATAGGGGTTCATGGAGCGTTCGGAATGATCGTAGCTCTCCGTGAAATCGTACCGCTTGGGAATAGGAGTTTCTTCTACAGAGACTACTTCTTGCGTTGTTTCCTCTAAAAACCTGTCAAACAGTGTGAGCCGCTGCGGTGGATCGTAGGTAGGCTGCTCTTCTTCTGCTGGTTTCGAATGCAACAGCTCATATTGTCGTCTCGGCGGCTGGAGGTGAATCGTCTCTTCTTGCGATTC
This genomic stretch from Brevibacillus brevis harbors:
- a CDS encoding DUF1266 domain-containing protein, with amino-acid sequence MTKEAENEKEIDPKLSRYLHALSSVCLNQKRLAYYLAIHEYNRLRDTFLRLRIDNRWDTGDAVKTKERLTWFLEHGRRIEFDRHRHVLSALSAANRSNYIASLKKGDMESARQLIVYAYMNRLPHAGIAAFDYAWYLIICKAGAQQSYLPKADAVEGMLDVAKRIQLAYSSWEEYLFAYACGNLYDEAGASKNTSKATEAHILKLLTGKYSPIREFDWKFDLTPYLPSPQVQSVPSFSS
- a CDS encoding J domain-containing protein, translating into MGIWEILGIEPTDNPAQIKKAYAKKLKVHNPEVDPEGFQRLREAYDLALKFTGNDKRNRRIEETPLPEKRQLDSEENHESQEETIHLQPPRRQYELLHSKPAEEEQPTYDPPQRLTLFDRFLEETTQEVVSVEETPIPKRYDFTESYDHSERSMNPYDMVERFFRRTQMLYDNYHERIQLENWRELLNDEAMWNVGCHQLIDTRFLHFLEEHYHLPHEVWKLLDSHFQWREKSEKLASQLSGRFVAYLNGQLNQTFTLRYHSFENRDDLDIEAFLEWRSDALFALMENDCESAQNYLAKAHALYALDPDLIRLQGEYFLRTGNKNRAFHTFDQLIRLDPNNIDAYLCRARLFLEKGDAADAIKDCEEILTRMPELWDARSLLGKGYLQLGEWEKAQVVFQEMLSHNPSDIDAKICLTQIHSPFNKRSEPAVNKQAKAARRKTLKALGLPGKVARFKQFFALYTRRNIWTIIFLLLLHYAMFAVVSMKLEMTSEQMFDSLVNKYNPVQLKTMDELKQTPLGYQVEFTLTKASYINLLRVYDTEKHPEPKAEFIPAAKAEERDLLNSETGYVNIGYLDQQAIIVITDYDHAKEIHDKQSITIRGTLKAIPDGEMLPVIVNALEKRKHPYQSILLTDMYINAKPDLEEKGWTGSWLLGILAMISMLYYIRIIREIPKTRKALTFH